TCTTTTTTGATTAAACTACTAAAGAAACCCGCAAACAAACCTGCATAGATATGACAAACTGGTTTACCCACATCTCCTAAAGTACGAGCTACAGCAGAATCGAAGATATTAATAAACAAAAATCCATTTTTTTGGTCGCTAAGATCTATATCCCAGTTACCCCAGCCTTGGGCAGTAAATGGCCACCACCAAGCCTCTAATACATAAGGAAGAATATGTTGATTAATTCCTTTTTCGTAACCAAATTCTTCTTTAAACCATTGACTAAAAAACTTGGCATCTCTTTTGCCCCACTCCGCACCAATATTGTACATTACAACTGAGGAAGCACTACCTATTTCTTGTTCTAAGCCTTCGATAAGACCAATAATAAAATCTTCGGTTACTAAAATATCGCGGGATTGATTCCAGTCAATAATTTTGCCCGTATCACCTTGAAAACAGAAAAAATTATCTAACTTGTAGTGCTGGCGTTTTTTGGGAAATTTGCTTTTAAGAAAATGTTCATTAATCAGCTTTTTATCAGGCTTTGTTGTTGTTGAAACCATTTTTATATACTCTACTAATTTAATTAGGCAGTCTATAGTTTTTTTAAATTAAATTATTTAGTCTTAAATCTAAAACAAAAAACTAGATTTTGCCTCTGTATTTATAAGTATATGAAGTGTTCTAATTACGCAGATTTTAAACTGCACCTGCATTTCTACGGAAATAAATATCTAGGATAATTTTGCTAGGGTAAAAAAATATTTGATTGTGGCAGAACATTATTTAGTAAAATAATTCATCTATTCTTAAAACCAAAATAGTTATTCTGGACATCTTTAGTAGTATTTGTTTCTATCAATTTAGTTGCACAAAGATTGGCTTTACTAAAATTTACACCAGTTAAGTTTTCTCTATTTTATTTTCTAAGGGAGAGCAAATTGAGTTTTTTTAAACAGCATCTTTAGATACTATTCTGAGCAAAAATTGATATTTTATCGATAAAAATTAAAGCCTAGTATGGGTATTAATACTATAATAATTGATTAATAAAACTTAAATTCGTTTTGAAAAATCCTTGATTATTTGAGAGCAAGATTTAACAAAAGAATCCATCCAAGTTTGAAACCAGTGTAGTTGCTGAGAGCTTATTGAATCAGCTAAATCTCCTTGAAAAGATACTTGACTAGATTTATCGATCGCAAACTGATTGAGCCAATCAAAATCTGGGCGAGAAGAATTAAAATACTTGGCAGTCATTGTACCTCCCAAATATTTATTACTACATTGACAAAGATGAGCGAACTGAGCAATTAATTTCTCAACATTGCACTCGCCAATCATTCCTCGGCTCACGGGGTCAAAATCAGCAGGGAAACTGGTATCGTTATTATAAGAAGCTCCTGCAAGATTGGCAGTGCTTAGATCTACGGCGATTAAATTAGCTCCCGATAAATTAGCATTGCTAAAATTAGCTTCTATGGCAACTGCTGAAGTAAAACGAGCATTGATTAAACAAGCTCCACTCAAATCTGCTCGATTAAGAATTGATTCACTTAAGTCTGCTTCGGTAAGATTGGCATTTACCAGATTTATACGGCTAAGATGAGCTTTACTTAAATCGGCGTCGATTAAAGATGATTTACTCAAATCTGCATCACTCAAATCCGCATTTTTTAGGTTGGCGCGATTAAGATTAGCTTCTTTAAAATCAACTTGACTCAAAAATTGTTCCTTAAAATCTGCTTGTTCAAGTTGTGCTTGATGAAATTGCCTTATCCCCGAAGAATATTGCTCTATAAGCTCAATAGCTGTGTTTTTATCCACCAAAATCTGAATATTATTTAAAGTTACAATAAATATGGTATAGCATAGTTTTTTCTGGGAATTATTTAAGATAAAGCTTATTTTCCAACTGATTGAGATAACGATCTCAACTATCAATCACCCAACTCATTAATGTCCCTATGTCCAAAGGCTTGGTAATTATTTATACATATATTTAATACTCAATATTCTTCAGGTTAGTGCGAGCAATATCTAGAAGAGGCAAAATTGTCTATCCTGGATATTGCTATGTCCGCTAAAGGTCAGACATCCCTGAAAAACTATGCCAAAGTGAAAGACTGGCTATTTAAACCAAATGTTTATCTTTGCTATACAAATTAAATAATTTCGAGTTACCGTGACCGATAATATAGATACAGTTCTCTTTTGGGAGTCAGAAGGCGACGATCAACCTAATAAGTGTCGTATACGCATTTATTGGGTCACCTGGGAAAAAGCCATAGTTGTTGCCACAGATATTACTAATCGTCCTGGTAAGAAAATCGCTAATGTCACTCAAGAAATAATTAATTTTGTCAGCAATCTTTACGATTTATTTCCTAATAAGATGATGTTAGTTGAGCATTATTTACCAGGAACTTTGCCCGAAGATACTTATCTTCAAGTATTTGTCATCAATAACGAAGCTATGAGATATGAGATTGACAAGAGTAAATTAACGCAGTTGCTAGGAAAAGCTATATAAACAGCAGTTAACTAACCATTAACGCTAGCAGGAGAGAGAATGAGCAGAAATAGATTGAGAGCAGGAAGTGCGATCGCTCTGCCTATAAATGGAGCTTATACCATCTTGGAATCAACAGGTATAAAATCAATCTTCACCTGTCAATACTAATTCTCTAAGCATAACTAAGGCGATCGCCAAAAACCTTGCCTCAGAAGGTGCCTTAGTGATAATTAACGGGCGTTCTCCAGAATCTGTAGATAGCGCGAATCTCTAAACTTGCCTAGTAGGGCAAAAGTTATGTGCTTAGCCGCCGTTGGTTTTGCGTTGAAGAGATAGAAAAAGAATTTTTTGCTAGAGATCGTCCCACCTCTATTATTCAGAGTTTTATTGAGACCGAGGAAGTAGCAAACCTAGTTACTTACGTTGCCAATCCTCTCGTTTCTGCTACTAATGGCGCAGCGTTGCGGGTAGAAGGAAGTGTATTAAAATCAGCTTTTTAAATAATATCAAACCCTTTTGATCACTCGGCACGGATTACCTGCTGCGACCACATTACTCGGCATATCTTTAGTTACAACACTACCCGCACCGACAGTTACATTCGAGCCAATTGTTACTCCAGGACACACAATTACCCCTCCGCCAAGCCAAACATTATCGCCAATTACAACTGGTGCTGCTAATTCCTTCCCTGATAATCTCAATTCAGGATTTGTAGGATGATATGCCGTATAAATTTGAACCTTTGGTGCGAGTAAAACATCATTGCCTAAATGTACCGTATTGCAGTCGAGAATTGTGCAGTCGTAATTAATGTATAAATTATCTCCAGCAAAAATATGACAACCATAATCGCCATAAAAAGGAAGCTCTATAGTGAAATTTGAACCAATATTGCCAAATAAACTAAAAACAATATCTTTACGGCGATCTACTTCATCAGGCGATGAAAAGTTGAAGTCATAGAGCAATTGACGAGCGTGGAAGCGCATTGCAGTTAGTTCTTCATCTGCTGCCAAATACAACTCGTTATTCAGCATTTTTTCTCGCTCGGTTTTTTTCATAAAATGTTACTCATATTACTGTTTAAGAAAATAAAGGAAAGCTAAATGAATATTTCTGTTCGCCCAGCAGTAGTAGAGTTTTTGCCTCGACCACAAAAAAATTAATTGAAATGACTATAACTAATAACTGCTAGTAATAGAAACAATGTTTAATGCTAGCTGGCAGGGTAATGTGGAGGTAAAAAGCCTTACAAAAGGTCAGGTCAAAAGAAAGTTTGGTAAGCTAATAATCGGTAAAACAACTGAGTATACTGCAAGATGGTTGTATAGATTATTGAAAAAATACTGCATAACAGATGAACAGTGAAAGTTCTGATTCTACCCTCAATAATAATTTAGAAAAAATAACGGAACTAAAAACTAAAACAGAAATAGATGGACAATCTTTATCTTTGGTAACACCAGAATCAGCAGAACCATCGGTAACGCCAAGACCTCAAATTCCCAAGAAGAATGGTCGCAAGATTAGCTTTTCCCAATCCCAGTTAATTATCATTGCTCTTTTGCTCATGGGATTAGGCTTGTGGTTCGGGCTTCCCTGGTTAGGTATAACTAGTTCTATTGCTGCTTTGCTGCTTTCTTTGGGCGTAGTTTTTAATTCTGTTAGAAGTTGGATCAAAAAGTTTTTAACAATTCAAGAAAGAAGAAGCATTTTGGCTTTTACTGGCTTTGTTTTGGCGATCGCAGGGTTATGCAATTATTTAGGTATTTATAGAAATATTGGCAGATGGCTGACTCAGTTCAAATATGATGAATTTGGCTCTTGGGCTGACTGGATCGGCGCCTTGGGGCAAATTTTAATTGCTATTCTGGCGGTATATGTAGCTTGGGCGCAATATGTAATTTCTAAAGATCTAACTATTCAACAAAACCGTATTACTCAACAACAAACCATCGACACTTATTTTCAGGGAATCTCCGATCTAACTTTAAATGAAGAAGGTTTACTAGAAGATTGGCCTCAAGAAAGAGCGATCGCCGAAGGTAGAACTGCTTCCATCCTCTCCAGCATTGACGAAGATGGCAAATCAAAAGTAATCCGCTTTTTGTCTCAATCACGTTTACTCACTCCTCTTCAAAGAGATAATCGTTTGGGCAGAGCAATACTAGATGGGAGTGGAGGATATGCTGAAGATCGTCCCTATGGAACTAGAGTAGTTGACCTTGGTGTCATGCTAGCAGGCGCATATTTAGTGGGACAAGATCTGCGCTGGACAGATTTGAGCGATGCTAATATGGTTCGAGCCAATCTAAGTCATTGTGACTTAGTAAAAGCTAATCTTGCGCGTACTGTGCTTTACGAGGCTAATTTAGCTGGGGCAGATATGAAAAGTACTCGCTTGTTTTATGGTTCAGTAGAAACTTCGACTCCTCGTAGCATTACTGCTCAACCAGACTATAAAACAGGCAAACACACGGGAATAGTCGTTGAAAAAGCCAACCTTTCAGGAATTAAGCGACTAAGTGAAGAACAACGTTACTATCTATGTGCTTGGTGTGGCGAAAAGTCAAGAGCTACTGTACCTGGGGGTTGTGAAGGTATTCCCAATAAATTGGGTAGATAAATTATATGTTATTTGTCTTTTATTAAAGATATGGAAAATCGAGGTCAACAAGGTGATTTTCTGTAGAGCGTTTAATGTTTAATTAAATGGAACTACTTAGCATCTAGATAATCAGTAATTACACAAGCGTAAAGTTTTGCACAAGCTGTCTTCCTTTGCCCGACAATATTTTGTTACAATTACCTTCGGTAAAATTAAGTTGTGAAAAATTTGTTCATTGAGCCAACAACCATTAGACACCGTAACTATTAGCGATCCTAGTCTCGATACATTAACCCAAGAGTTAGCTGCTATTCAGCAGATTGATTCCAAACGAATTGCTTTATTAGGTTCTCGTCATGTACCTCTGATGCACCAACAGCTAATCGAAATGATGAGCTACGCTTTGGTATTAGCAGGTAATCGCCTAGTAACGTCAGGAGCAATTGGGACAAACTCAGCAGCCATTAAAGGTGCAATGCGCGCCGATGCCAACTTACTTACGGTAATTCTTCCCCAGAGTCTATCCCGTCAGCCTAGAGAATCAAAAAAACAATTGGAAAAAGTTATTCACCTAATTGAAAACTCTAGTAACGATCATTTATCTTTAGGTGAGGCGAGTGGTATGTGTAATAGCGAAATTATTGCCCGCAGCGATCAATTAATTTGTTTTGCTTTCCACGATAGCGGTACTCTTTTAAAGACCTGTAAAGAAGCAGAAGAACAACGTAAAATAGTTACCCTATTTTATTTTGATTAGATAGCTTAAATAAACTTATGAATTTATCTGTTAGCGTAATTCTGCTTTATTCGATAGTTGGGGCGGTTATTTTGGTGTACGCACCATTTTTAGTTGTGGCTTGGGGACGTTTACAGACAGGATACGATCAGTCTGCACCTCGCGCCATGTTCGATAAACTACCTGCCTTTGCCCAAAGAGCAACCTGGGCGCATCAGAATAGCTTTGAAGCCCTAACTATTTATGGCTTGGCTGCTTTGATGGCTTACGCTACGAGGGTAGATTCAGATTGGGCAAAAATTGCAGCGATCGCCTTTTTGGTAGCCCGTTTACTTTATTCTGTATTTTACATTCTTAATATTCCCATCGGGCGATCGCTAATGTTCGCGCTCGGCTCTTTATGTGGCTGGACTTTGTTTGCACTCAGCATCATCCAGGCAATGAATTAAAGGTTATCGTTTGACTTGGGTAATTTTAGCTGTTTTTGCCTGCTTTTTCTGCAAACGTTTTTTGTGACGCGAACTAATGAAATCGCTGATGCTATGGCTCATAGCACCCAACTCTAAGCCCAGAAGTAGAGCCATAGTTTCCTTTAAATATTTGTGAGTGAGTAAATATGACTTGTCCAGCACAAATTTATGCCAATTCCAAGGGAAACCCCAAAACAACTGAGCAATTCCCACCAGCAAAATAGCTAGCCAAGCAATAACCATAAATAGATATAAAACTCGAATACAAGTACCAATTATCGGGCCGTGAGTAAATAAAGAGCGATGGCGGAAAAACATACGGTAAGGTATCCAGATCCCTTTCAAAAAGCCCCAGCGTTTGTATTGTATAGAACGAATATCTAAATCGGGACCAAACATTAAACCACTAAACAAATATCCTCCAGAAAGAATTAGAGTCAATCCGCTGTTACGGGTTAAACCGTAACTAATTCCAACTATCCAAGGAAGAGTCCAAAGAGTAATTCGATCGTGGGTGTTACCAGAAGGCATAGGTTAATTCATCGATCAATGTAGCTAGGATAAGGTACTTTGGATAAGAATGAGAAATAATTAATCCTTAAAATAGCAAAATAAAACATATTTTTGGCGAGTCAGCCCGCGTCCTCCATTCGTCCAAGCCTGTTAACGTTGAGCTAGCTTTGGTGTTTTGCCTAGTAAACCTGTCATGAGTTTTAAAGCAAAAATTTTCAATGGTTTTAAATAGCTGATTGACCATAATCCTAAACGACGAAATACCACCATAGGCAGCCAATTATTAGAAAACATTCTGTCTAATAAATCTGTAAAGCCCAAAATAGCTAAATTTTCTATTTTTCGCCAGCCTTCATAGCGTCGCAAAACTTTGAGATCGCCAATATCTTGCCCTTGGTGATGAGCAGTCTGCAATACCTGTGCCAAACTAGCCGCGTCGCGAATACCTAAATTTAAGCCCTGTCCGCCAACGGGATGACAACAGTGAGCAGCATCTCCCACTAAAGCAAGACGAGAACTAATATAGCGATCGCACTGCATTAACTGTACAGGAAAAACAAGGCGATCGCCTACTAGCTCCAAATCTCCTAAAACTCCTCCTGTATAGGTTTGTAGTTTCGCTAAAAAATCTGTCTCGTTTAATTCTGCTAAAGCCTTTGCTTCTGCGTGGGGATGTGTCCAGACAATTTGACAGCGGTTTCCTGGTAGAGGCAACACTCCCATTGGGCCACTGGGCCAAAAACGTTCAAAGGCAGTATTATTTTCTAAGGCAGTATGCTTAATTGTAAACGCCACGCAGGATTGCCAGTACTTCCAGCCACGGGCTTTAATTCCTGCTAAACTGCGAATGTGCGATCGCGCTCCATCTGCTCCAACTACTAGTTTAGTTTTGATTAAACGTTTTGACTGGTTTACTTTGAGTTCTATGAGCGAAAAAGTTTTCTCCGTTACGACATTTGTTACTTCTCCAGGACAAAGCCAAGTAAGGTTAGGGCAATCTACAAGATGCTTTTGGAGAGCGGTTAAAACTATGTTGTGTTGAGCTACATAGCCCAAATACTCTCCTGAAAAATCCTTGGTGCCAAACTTTACCTGTTGAGGATAATCCCCATCAGATAAGCTGATATTGCTGTATTTGCCAATGTAAGGCACTATTTTGTCCCAAATACCAATGCCCTGATAAATACGACTAGATAGAGGAGAAAAAGCATAGGCTTGGGTTTTTGCTGCTGCCACCTCTAATGGTCGAGCTTCGATAATAATTATCCTCAAGCCAGAATCTTTTAAAGCTGCTGCTAAAGTTGCACCGACAATGCCACCACCGACAATTGCTAAATCACAGTCTAAATCTGCTAAATCTGCCGAACTAATTTCTGGTTGCTTTTTAACTAACATTCTTAAAGGATTGCACGAGAAAATAATATATAAGTATACATACTTCTCTTCATTGTGACGCGCTCGGCATTTAAGAACAAGTTTTGAAGGGATGAGTTAAGGGTAAGGAATAAAAGATAAAGGATGAGGAGAAATAAATAACATAAGATTAGCAACACTTAAGAGCTATTGTCCAAACTCAACTCTAGCTTGTTCTACAATCTCGACAGTAACTTCTTCTAATTTTGCTTCTCGTGCCATCGCTTCAATTTTTTGGCGTGCTTGGGGACGAGCAAAAAAGGGAATCATTTTTAGTTTTGTCTGTGCTTGAAGTGTCCAAGCTAAGTCATCGGTCAAATTAAAATTACTCATCGTTAACCCCTAAATTTCGCTATAGGTTTACTTTTATTGTAAATTCTGATTTTTACTTAGGCTTAACTAACTTAGCTAAAGTTAACTTCTATTTTTAGCTAGGTTAGTAGTTTTTAATACAAAACATAAGTCTAATACTGAGATTAGATGAATAACAGTCCGCTCTTGTTCTATTTCCCATTTAGTCAAGACTTCTCAAGACAGCAAGTAAAGTATGCAGGAGTCATTTAAGCGCATTCTTACGGGAACGATTATTTTTGTTCTCACCCTGGTAGTAGCAGTAATTGGTTATGTTTCATTTGGTTGGACGTTATTAGACTCAATTTACATGGTAGTGATTACCATTTTTGGTGTGGGTTATGGGGAAGTGCATCCTTTAAGAACCCCACCAGAAAAGATTTTTACCATGATGGTAATTTTGGCGGGAACAACATCGGCAGTTTATATCGTAGGAGGTTTTGTACAGATGGTTGCAGGAGGAGAAATTAATAAGGCTTTAGATAGTCGTCGCCAGGATAGACATATAAAACATTCAGAAAATCACGCTATTATCTGCGGTTTTGGGCGCATGGGGCAAATAATAGCTCAACAGCTACTTAAAGATCACCAGAAGTTCGTTATTATAGACCAAGAAAGCGATCGCGTTGCCAAAGCTGAACAGATGGGCTACTTAGCTACCCAGGGCAATGCTACTGATGAAAATTTACTGATATTTGCTGGCATTGAAAAAGCCAGAGTCGTGGCTACAGTCCTACCAAATGATGCTGCTAACGTATTTATTACCCTAACGGCTCGTGGTTTGAACAAAGGTTTAATTATCCTGGCGCGAGGAGAGTTACCAAGCACAGAAAAGAAACTAAAGCTAGCAGGAGCAGATCGGGTGGTTTTACCTGCTATTATTGGCGGGATGCGGATGGCAAATTTAATTACTCGTCCAACTGTTACGGATTTTCTCAAAAGTAAAGGCGATCGCCATTATCTTGATGAATTGCTGAGTCAAATCAATGTGCAAATTGATGAATTAGTAATTAATAAAAGTTCGCCTTTAGCAAACAAAAGCGTTGGTCAAATAGAAGTACAAGGCAAAGGCACTTTTATTATTGTTGCTATCCGTCGCGAGGATCAAACCGTAATTAAAAATCCCGATCGCAGCGTTATGCTAAGAACAGGAGATACAGTTATTGTTATGGGACATGAGGGTGATATTCCTAAATTTGCCAAATTTAATGAGCTAAAAAGCAAAATGCGCTATCGAGGTTCGAGCATCGGCTAATTCAATGAACAATTATCAATGATTAATTAGCAGGGAAAAATTATTGCTTTTGGTAGATTAGTTAGAAATAAAAGTTATTTACAATCAGAAAAGTAAATATAAAATATTTCCAGGAAATACTAATTATGAGTACTGATGATAAATCCAAAAAAATGGCTGATGAGTATGGCATGAAAGCCAAGGAAGCTATGGATAAAGTTACTGACGAGCAGCCTCCCGAAGTCAAAGAAAGAGTAGATAAAGTGCAAAATGCTGTAGAAAAAACAATTGATTCGGCAAAAGACGCTGTTAGCTAACAGATATATTTATCTCAAGCTAGGGAGAAATATCAATTCTCTCTAGCCGCTAATTATCAATTGACAAAATCAAAATAAATAGACAAAGGTAAGATTACAAAACCAGTCGCGATTAAAATAGCTGAGATAAGGGCGATCGCATATACAAAAGGACTTATCTTAGAGTTAAGCACACCAATTGATTGCCAAGCACTCCAAATACCGTGACGCAAATGGAAAGCTAGCATAACCATCACTCCCGCATAGCCGAAAGCATAGGCTGGATTGTGAAATTTCTCAATGACTAAACGAGATAAGTTACGCATCTCAACTCCATCAATAATGGTTGTGTAATATATCCCAAACTTAAAAGTTGCTAGATGCAGTACTAAAAATCCTAGCAATACAACCCCAGTAATCAGCATACTGCGAGAACTTAGAGACTGTTTGCTAGGCTCACCTACGCTTTTGATTTGGCTATATCCAATTGGTCTTGCTTGCAAAGTATTTAATCTAATTTTGATCCCAACTACTACGTGGAATATCGCCAACCCTAATAAGCTAAACTCAATAACATAAAGTAAAATGCCTAAACTTTCGAGAAAATGCGCTAGCTGATTATACGCCTCGCTACTAGCTAATAAAGTCAAATTCCCCGTCATGTGAACTAGCACAAACAAAGACAAACCTAAGCCTGTAACGCCTGTAATAATTTTTTTACCGATGGGAGAAGTATAAAAGTTAATTAGCTTCGGGCGATCGCTACTTATAGTCATAACAATTTTAATAATCTATACGGTTCATTGTAAACCTTGTTTTCGTTTGTCCTAATCAATGATTCGATTGCTATACTGATTTATTTTCTAATTTTTGGCAAAACTTTTCTAGTTATGGTTGATATTTCCCAATTAATTGCTCGAATGCAGCAGCCTGATTTTTATCCTCACGATGTGGAGCAAAACATTGAACTAGTTCAAACTCATGCTTCCTATATCTTTTTGACAGGTGAATATACCTATAAGCTAAAAAAAAATGTTGACTATGGTTTTCTAGATTATTCGACTCTAGCTAAAAGGAAATTTTTTTTAAATGAAGAGCTAAGACTCAACCAGAAAATAGCTCGCGAACTATATTTAGAAGTTATGCCGATCGGTAGTAGCGATCGCAGATTCGTTCTTGGCAACTCTGACCATATTGTAGAATACGCCTTGAAAATGCGTCAGTTTCCTCAAGAAAACTTGTTCAGTAATTTGTTAAAAGCTGGTAAGCTCAATTGCGATCGCTTTATTAAGTTAGGAAAAATCGTCGCTAAATTTCATTCCTCTGCTGAGAGTAATCATTACATCAATAGTTTTGGCACTGTAGCTAAGATTAGTAGTGCTTTTGCAGAAAACTATCGCCAATCTCAGAAATATATCGGCACAGTCCAAACACAGAAACAGTTTGAAGCAACAAAAGCTTATAGCGATGCTTTTCTTGATGCGCGTACATGCGGCAAAGCGCCTTTGTCTTGCTAGCGGGTGTGGAACAAGCTCCCTAAACGGGAGCGTTTCCACCCGCTCTGACGGCGACGCGGTGAGACAGTCCGTTGCGGAGGTTCCCTCCGTTGTAGGAACTGTCGAACCCTTTAGGGGGTCGCATCGCTTTCTTGCCGAACGACAAGATTTATTCCAGGCTATGGTCGATCGAGGCAAAATAAAAGAATGCCACGGTGACTTGCATCTCAAAAATATTTGTCTATGGAAAGACAAGATTCAACTATTCGATCGCCTTGAATTTAACGAATCTTTCCGTTTCGTTGACACGATGTACGATATTGCGTTTACCATCATGGACTTAGAAGCGCGTAAAAAACCAGAGTTCGCCAACGCTTTTGTGAATAGCTATCTCGAATATACAGGGGACTGGGAAGGGTTACTTATATTGCCACTCTATTTAAGTAGACAGGCTTATGTTAGAGCTAAGGTAAATTCTTTTTTGCTAGACGATCCTCAAGTCGCTGAAACAGATAAACAAGAGGCTAGAAAAGCTGCTAGTGATTATTATCGACAGGCTTACCAATATACTCATAGTAGATTAGGCAGTATAATTTTGGTGTCTGGCTTATCAGGGTCGGGTAAAAGTACAGTGGCTCAATACATTGCTAGAAAGAAAGGTGCAATTCAACAAGCGCGTGGAACAAGTCAAAACAAGTTCGGCGTTTCCGCGCTTCAGATTCGCTCCGATGCTGTTCGCAAACATTTAGCAGGGATATCTCCAGAAGAGTCTGGCACAGATAATATTTACTCTCAAGAGATGACTCAAAAAACTTACGCTCGCCTTAAGGAATTGGCAATTATTCTGGCACAGCAAGGATACATGGTAATTCTCGATGCCAAATACGATAGCCTTAGTCTGCGTCAGTCTGTGATTACCCAAGCCCAGAATAATAATATATCTTGGAAAATAATCCACTGTAGCGCACCTGTATCTGTGTTGCGCGATCGCTTAAACCAACGTCAAAATGATATCTCCGATGCCACCGCCGACTTGATTACCAATCAGCAAGCAAAAGCAGAAGATTTCTCCCCAGCAGAACAAGCCCACGTAATAGAAATAGATACATCTCAAGCCAATTGGCAAGAAAAACTGAACAATGTCATCTAAACATTGTTCAACCAAAATCATCACTTTTGACTTCTGTACGGGCGAACGGTTGTTCGCCCCCCTAACTAAATTTTGACTTCATTCTATCCTGACCAACTAACCCAATGGTGAGAAGTATTTTCTTGCTTTCTTTCACTTCCACCCCAATTTATATGTTCTATAATTGCGTTCTTGGTTTCCGCTACAGAAATATCTGTACCAGCTAGTTTTGCTTCAGTCAAATCTGCACCGCTTAAATCTGCGCCACCAAGATCCACATCAGTCAAATTAGCACTGCATAAATTAGCACGGTGTAGATTAGCGCAGCGTAAGTCAGCACCACTCAAATCCGCGCCTCTGAGATCGGCATTTTCTAAATCTGCACCAATTAGATTTACTTCTGATAAATTTGCCCCTATTAAGCTAGCGTTAGTCAAATTAGCGTTAGTCAAATTAGCCTGTTCTAAACAAGCACCGCTTAAATCAGTATCACTGAGGTCCGAATCACTAAGATCTGCTTGAGTTAAGTTAATTCGTGTTAGGTC
This DNA window, taken from Pleurocapsa sp. FMAR1, encodes the following:
- a CDS encoding CsbD family protein, whose product is MSTDDKSKKMADEYGMKAKEAMDKVTDEQPPEVKERVDKVQNAVEKTIDSAKDAVS
- a CDS encoding potassium channel family protein, encoding MQESFKRILTGTIIFVLTLVVAVIGYVSFGWTLLDSIYMVVITIFGVGYGEVHPLRTPPEKIFTMMVILAGTTSAVYIVGGFVQMVAGGEINKALDSRRQDRHIKHSENHAIICGFGRMGQIIAQQLLKDHQKFVIIDQESDRVAKAEQMGYLATQGNATDENLLIFAGIEKARVVATVLPNDAANVFITLTARGLNKGLIILARGELPSTEKKLKLAGADRVVLPAIIGGMRMANLITRPTVTDFLKSKGDRHYLDELLSQINVQIDELVINKSSPLANKSVGQIEVQGKGTFIIVAIRREDQTVIKNPDRSVMLRTGDTVIVMGHEGDIPKFAKFNELKSKMRYRGSSIG
- a CDS encoding succinate dehydrogenase cytochrome b subunit, translating into MTISSDRPKLINFYTSPIGKKIITGVTGLGLSLFVLVHMTGNLTLLASSEAYNQLAHFLESLGILLYVIEFSLLGLAIFHVVVGIKIRLNTLQARPIGYSQIKSVGEPSKQSLSSRSMLITGVVLLGFLVLHLATFKFGIYYTTIIDGVEMRNLSRLVIEKFHNPAYAFGYAGVMVMLAFHLRHGIWSAWQSIGVLNSKISPFVYAIALISAILIATGFVILPLSIYFDFVN
- a CDS encoding bifunctional aminoglycoside phosphotransferase/ATP-binding protein, whose translation is MRQSVAEVPSVVGTVEPFRGSHRFLAERQDLFQAMVDRGKIKECHGDLHLKNICLWKDKIQLFDRLEFNESFRFVDTMYDIAFTIMDLEARKKPEFANAFVNSYLEYTGDWEGLLILPLYLSRQAYVRAKVNSFLLDDPQVAETDKQEARKAASDYYRQAYQYTHSRLGSIILVSGLSGSGKSTVAQYIARKKGAIQQARGTSQNKFGVSALQIRSDAVRKHLAGISPEESGTDNIYSQEMTQKTYARLKELAIILAQQGYMVILDAKYDSLSLRQSVITQAQNNNISWKIIHCSAPVSVLRDRLNQRQNDISDATADLITNQQAKAEDFSPAEQAHVIEIDTSQANWQEKLNNVI
- a CDS encoding pentapeptide repeat-containing protein yields the protein MKATQLLRQYRYGILDFKGANLHSVHLEAADLTRINLTQADLSDSDLSDTDLSGACLEQANLTNANLTNASLIGANLSEVNLIGADLENADLRGADLSGADLRCANLHRANLCSANLTDVDLGGADLSGADLTEAKLAGTDISVAETKNAIIEHINWGGSERKQENTSHHWVSWSG